The genomic region CTCTTCAGAGTGCTTTCCTCGACACAGATCTGGTTCTTATCCCTCAAGAGCTTTGATACCGGATTCCTTTGCAAAAGTTCCCTTACACACGCTGTTGATTCCTCTCGTGTGCCAACACACTCAAAAGGCTTTATTCGAGCTGGTAAGCAGAGGTCAAGGAGCATCTCTTCAAGATGCTGATTCTCCAGAGGGTTATTGCGGAAGATCGGTTGTAATGATGTAAACGGTGATAAAATCAGCGCGACGAAAAGGCACTTTGGACACTCTTCACACCATTTGTCTTCATAGCAGCCCACGTTGCAACTTCTAAAAATTGAATGATACTTGGTAAAGTTGGCAAAATATCGGGCAATTTGTACTTCATGGAGTGGGCGTAGCAAACTGAAGTATTCAATATCTTGAGATAGATATATGTGGGAATAGCTTCGAAATTGTGACTCAAATTCTAGTGATTTTGAATACTGATGGTTTACCTCACTATCCGCGATATTCGTTTCAGAGGCACTTCTCTCATTTGATAAGATGACGTTTTTTTTCCCTAAAAGCGCAGCAGCTAACAGCGAAACAAAAGCAAGTAGCGCAGAAAATGGAGTATGTCCGTTGAGATATCCTAAGCTATTCAGTGCTAATAGTTTTCGATCGAGCGAGCGAGATACTTCAAAAATATCGCCTTTTGCGTAGCCTGCAGCAGATGCTGAGCGCATGCAAGCAGGTCTTGGATTGAGGAAAAAAAGCATGTTTTCATTTTTTTGGTGAGCGAGGAGTTCGAGAGTAGCTAGAGAGTCTTTTCCTCCACCCACTGGTATGAGATTTCCATCCGTAGCAAGCGGTATAGAATAATGTATGGGAGAGTCTACTGATCCACAAAATGAAATAAATTCATTCTCAAGAGTCTGTATTCCATTCTGATATCGAAATTCGCCAAGACCATGATAGAAGAGATGTTTCCAAAAAGTGAGCTCGTCTGATGAAATTTCAACATCTACGAATTGAAACTGAGGTGAGCATGTCGCTTTCCAGTAGCTCAGAGCTTCTATTAATCCGAGCCTCGTTACCATTGGAATGAGTTGGTCAATACGTTTTTGCGAGTCAACACAAGGAAAGTGAAACTCACTGGTAAAATCCTCTAGCCCCTCAATGGTATAGAAGTATCGAACAGTATCTCTATTACGCTCTGGTATGATTTCAAAGCCTCTATAGAGAAAGGTAGGGAACTGTTCTCGAAGTATCGATGGATTTTTGTTTTGCATTTCCCCGCTAGTCTATCAGAGCTATTCGTCAAAAGTCAGCAGATAGAGACTATCTTTCACATCAGGAAGATATCCCAGAGGTACTGCTGGATCGTCGCCATTCTCTCCATGCCTGTGTGCCTGTTGTAAGAAGATGTGAATAGGTGACCGAAAGCCATCCATTTTGGGCATATTTTCGAGCACTCGTTTCGATTATCCCCCCTGATGCAATGATGGGCATTCCTGCTCTTTTTACTTTCCAGACGAACAGGTGATCCTCTCCAATCTGGACATTTTCATCGTAGCCCCCTAGAGCGCGAAAATTCTCAGCAGAGATGCAAAGTCCTTGATCGCCAAACGGAAGGCCCAGGTAACGAGACCGTATCCATGCTCCAAATTGATTTAATGCCATGAGATTTGGCCCGTCTTCTTTGAACTTCAGGTCACAGTAAAAAAGTGCACTCGGATGCACGATAATAGAAGTCGTCATACTTTTAATAGTTGAGGCAGCAAGTCTGGAATCGGCATGTACAAACCACAGATAGTTCCCAGAGGAATGGGCAGCTCCGGCATTTAGCTGACGTGCTCTTCCCGGCGGAGTATCCGATATAACCCACTTTACTTTAGACTGAGCGGTATCAAGAGGCGTCTCGTGCAAACAACATTTTGTAGTTGAGATGACGATCTCATGGATTGCCTCGAATTGTAATAATGCATCAATGAGGTGTTGAACAGATGACTCATTTTTCCCCAAGGGAACGATTACTGAAATTGGATACATAAGCTTACCTGACTGGCTTTTGAGAAATTATATCTGCCTTTTTTCGTGCTCTCCAGTATGCTTCTACGTTACGATTATGTTCAGAGAGCTTTTTGGTAAAGCGGTGTCTTGAGAAGTCGTTAGCATCAACAACATAATAAAGAAAACCATGGTGCGTCGGCGTAATAACAGCCTTCAGCGAATGAAGCCCTGGTGAGCAGATAGGAGTTGGAGGAAGGCCTAGATGAATGCGGGTATTATATTTATTGGTCTTATCATTCAAGTGGCGGTAGCGCAGATTCCCATCAAAATCCTTTAGACCATAGATAATAGTGGCATCAATGCCTAAGGCTATTCTTTTTCGTAGACGGTTGTGAATAACCTCTGAAACAATTTGTCTTTCTTCATTTCTATTGGTTTCTCGTTCAATAAGACTTGCCATTGTGACCGCTTCCTGAAGAGAAAAATTCATTGTTTCTAATGCTGAGATGTAGTCGGCCGGTAGTTTTTCAAAAAATGTATTTAAGAGAGTCGAGATAAACTCATTGGGCGAGGGAAATGTCGTAAATCGATACGTAGCGGGGAAAAGATAACCCTCAAGAGATGAAGCTGGTTGCGAGAGTCTCGGATAGCGTACGTGCCAGTTTTCGGCTGTAAGCGCATGCTCTAGTTCCTCAAGCGTTCCAATTTTGCTTTTAACAGCACGAGCCAGTATTTGTTGCTGAGTAAATCCTTCGGGAATAGTCATCTCTAGCACGACTGGTTCATAGATATCTCCCCTTCGAATCGCTGTATCAATCTGAGAGGGTGTCGTATGAGGCTGAAATTGATAATGGCCAGCTTGATAGCGGGAATAATCGGAAAAAAGCCTGACCCAAAGTTTAAAAACTACGGGAGATTCGATAACACCGTGATTCTCGAGTTTTATAGCAAGAGCACCTAAACTTTCCCCTCGTTCTAGTTCAATTTCTATTAGGGTTGAGAAAGAAAGAGGCTTGTTTCCCCAAAGTTGTATCTGTTGATAGGAGAATAGTATTACGCAAAACAGAAAAACGCTAAGACTGCCAATCACTCCTACTAAGATATATAAAGGTCTTCTACGGTTCATGGTGAGAAAGTATTCATGTGCCCAGAATGTTGATGTGGTTCTGTAATCGATTTTTTATTACAAACCAGAGTCAGTCCCTACATTCTATATACAATCTTTATGAGTATCGAGAAAAGATAGCATCGTACGTGAGAGTCTGGGAGACGCTTTGTTTTCCCATTGGCGTTCAATCTGTGTTACAGCGAATCCGCTTCGTTGAGCGCTTCTTTGAGGGGTTCGATACGCTTCTTCATCTCCGGGTCTGCATAGAGTCGAGTTCGCTTTCTCATATATGCTACTTGCACAAAAAGCCCGAAGCCCATCGCTGCATAGAGCTGGTTTTTCTCGATATGAGCCCCTAGCCCCTCAGCAAACAAAAAGCCGCCGATCAGAAATACAAGGCTCAGAGCAAATACTTTAAGATTTGGATTTGATTCAATGATCCGACTAATTTTACCAACCGAGGTAAGAAGTACGAGAACTGAAATCATTACGGCAGTAACCATTATTGGATATGAATCAACGGTTCCAATTGCACTGAGAACGCTATCAAGTGAGAAAATTAAATTTACCCCTAAAATTTGTATCAATATGAGGGCAGGGCTCGGAGTTTTCTTTGAACGCATGTGATGATGATACATCCCGAGATCATTGTAGTGCTTGATCGCAATCCACATGAGTACAAGACCTCCTACGAGTGAAATAAGTTCATTGTAAGAGATGCTTAGACCCAGCACGTTTTCAATGATTCCTATTGGAGCAGTAAGAGCTGTTAGCCAAGAGAGGGCAGTCAAAAGAATGATTCGGACTACCGCTCCTTGTATGAGACCGAGTCTTTCTATCAATCTTCGTTGGTTTTCCGGCAGCGGTTTACATTGAAGAATTACTACCAGAGCATTATCAACAACCAGCACGAGCTCTACCAGTGTTAGGAGAGCCAGACCGATAATCCCTTCTAATGTAAGAAAGTCTTCCATACCTATAAACTCACTCTATCTTTGCGGTTCTCGGATATCTTCAAGGGAGTCGTGAGTCAGAGTCAAGGGCATTCTGTGAGAGATAGAGGGGCTGTGATGCCTGGTAATCAGGAGAAAGTAGGGCAGGTGCTGGAATCTGCAATAGAGAGGATATAGACTATTGCCGAGCTTCGAGAGGAAAAATAGCTCAAAAAGGGGTATTCCCTCTGGTATCTCTTGTTCTGTGTGCATTGTGGGTTGGTGATTGAGTATGTCTCTAGTCAGTGAGCGCCAAGTGAAGTGGAGAGATGGGGTCGTTCTTTTGATCCTTCTGTTTCTTGCCACTGGTCTCAGATGGGATTTTCTTGCTGCAAGTAATTTTCGAGTGGACTCAGATGAAGCGATTGTAGGACTCATGGCTCAAGACATCAGCCAGGGAGCAACAGTGCCGGTTTTTTATTATGGGCAGCATTACATGGGAAGTCTGGAGGCGATGCTTGTAAGCGCGCTTTATTCGCTAGCTGGATTCCATCCTGCATGGATAAAAGTTGTCCCCCTTGTTTTTTCGCTTCTATTTATTCTCGTCGTGTATTTTATAGGTGTACAGCTTGCTGGACGCTTAGCTGGAATTGTAAGTGCTACGCTTTGTGCTATTGGTCCCGGTACGCTTTTGGTCTGGAGCACCAAGGCTCGTGGCGGATTCATCGAGATTGTATTTTTTGCAGCACTTGCCGTGCTGCTCACGATCTATTGGTTGCGAGATGAGCGACCTGATTGGACTCGATTAGGAATTATTGCGGTAATACTTGGGTTTGGATGGTGGACCAATAATCAAATTGTCTATGTCTATCTACCCATTGCCTTTGCTGTTTTCTGGAAGCTCTGGCATCAAAATGAAAGTTATCATGAGAAAGCAAAGACCCTGGGCTGGAGCTTTCTTGGATGTACAATCCTTGCAATTCTTGGAGGACTCCCATTTTGGCTCTATAATCTTCAGAATCAGTTTGCATCTTTCGCTCAACTCTTTCGGGGAGGAGAAGTTCAGTATGGAAGCCATATTCGAGGATTTATAGAGAATTCACTTCCTATCCTTCTTGGAGCGAAGCAATATTGGCACACCGAGGAGTTGTTTTCTGGTTCCCTTTTCCTTTTGTTTATCATTTTTCTGATTACGATAGTCTTTCTTTGGTATGGCATTCGTAAGGGGACAGTGGCGCGTGATGCTGTATTGATGTTGGTCGGAGTTTTTGCCTCTACAGCCCTGATTTTTGTTTCAAGTCCCTATGGAGATCTTTCACAAGCTCCAAGGTATCTGCTACCGCTGTACTTAGTCTTTTTCCCACTGTTCGGTGCGGCAGTATCACAGAGCTATCATCTGAGTCGTGGGCTGGGAGTTTCCTTCTTTGCGGTGATTCTCGGGCTTCATTTAAGTTCTGCATACTTACATGGGCGCGCTATTCCAGGAGAGCCATTTATCTTTCGAGAACAACGTGTAGCTCGTGATCATGCGCCACTTATTCAACGTCTTTCCGAGCTTGGTATCTCACATGTTTATACCAACTACTGGGTGGGATATCGACTGGCGTATGAAACTCAACAGCGGGTTACGTTCACCGTGTTTGGTCAGCCATCACAAGTACGAATACCTTCTTATGAGCGTCAAGATCGATGGGATATTCCGTTTGTATTGGCTCCTTTGCAGGCATCGATTCTTGAGAGGGCATTAGCAATGTATCACTACTCTTTCATTCGAGAAGAGGTGGGAGGATATATTCTTCTCTATGACTTGTCTCCAAAAGCACCGCTTCAGCTGAGAAAAATAAAAGCTGAGGAGTTGGCGAAGGTCTCTACGAATACCAAGGGCAAGGAGCTCAGTCCCCTTAACGCTCTTGATGGTGATATAAAAACTCGTTGGGGAAGCGGAGAGCCACAAAGACCAGGAATGGAGTTTCGAATTGTTTTTCAAGAACCAAAGCATATTAAAGCATTTCGATATTTTCTTGGAGATTGGGAGCATGATTACGCGAGACAATTCGTCATCAAAGGGATTTCTCAAAGCGGAACCACGATGACTCTTTTTTCTCGGGCAGATTTTGAGACGGTCTGTTACTACAGAGAGTGTCAAGTTTCACCTCATCACGACTTTCATTGGCCATTCAGCTATGAGCAGGAGCGAGTATATGTAAAAGAATATGAAGAACCACTCGTTGAAATAATTATAAAGCAGATTGGGGCTCATCCAGTACTTGATTGGTCTATTGCAGAACTTGAGCTTTACGTTGATGAAAATGGCGAGCGATAAAGAAATTCAGCTCGCTATTTTTTAATCGTTAGAGTGTTTTGGTCTCGTCCTTGATCCGATAAGAAGCGCGAGCGTCCATGGCCACGATTTATAGCGAATAGGTATCGAGCGGAGCTTTCCATCTCTTGTTTAGAGTAAAACTTTTGTACGCCGATCAGGTGTCTCTGAGAATTTAAGTGCGGTGTTGAATCACATGATAGACTTTGCGTGGAGGTCTTTTTGAATTTAGAGAGAAGTGCCATACGAGATTCCCTGTTTATAGCCAAGAACGTAAGAACCTGAATGCAATTCGCGAAAAAGTGAAAGAACTCATATACTAAAGAATATAGAGGCAAAAATGTTACTACTCAAATATTTTGAATGTGCATACTGTCAGTAAAATGAGGAAGTTATTTGTGTTCAAGGGAGTACGATGAAGGAAATCCTCGTTAAACTTGGTAATGGGATCGCTCTGAAATCGGATTGGTACCGAGCCCCTGAAGCGGTAGATCGCGGAAAAGTAGCAGTTATCTGTCACGGATTCTCTGCTCACCGCCGGTTAGCATTTCTTCCTGAGATTGCCAAATTTCTTGCTGAAAGAGGTATCTCGAGCCTAATTCCCGATTTTTCTCGAAATGGCATGGATGCGACAACCGGCCAACTCACGGATCCCGAAGGATTTTCGCGAAATACCTTTGAACATGAGCGACAAGAGTTGGTTTCTCTCATTGATGTAATATCGAAAGATCATGTCTTCGGAGAGGTAAAAAGTATCATTGTAATCGGCCATAGTCGAGGAGGGGTATCTGCCCTTGGTGCGGCTTCAGATTCTCAGGTAAGTCATGTCATTGAACGAGTGAGTGTTTGGTCAGCGCCCTCAGGGACTGAGCCATCTCGTTTTGGATTAACAGAAGAGCATCGACGAATATGGGAAGAATTAGGGCATATCCCTTATCCGATACAGCGATTAGGCATAGAGACTGCCTTGGGGCTTGAGATTTTGGAAGATATGGAGAGAGAGCCGAATAGAGTGGAAAGATACGTACGATCGCTCTCCATGCCACTTCAAATTATTCATGGTACAAAAGATGTGAGAGTACCGCTGTCTTGTGGACAGCAGCTTGCAGAATGGGGAGAGCAATCTGAATTTGAGCCCATTGAGGGAGCGGATCATGTTTTTCAATGTTCTCGTGAATTCCCCTCTTCTGCCTATCTTGAGGAAGCACTAAAGGCACTTTTTCGATTCTTATAAAAATTCTTCACATTATCAGGGGTTTATAAGAGCATTACAGCAACTCCTGTAGGCAAATACGGTTTGCTCCACCTTCAACGGCTCTCTCCCACGCTTTCTCCATCTCTGCAGGCAAAATAATCTGTAACATCTCGTCATTTTTCGTTCATATCCCTTAGTAGAGGAGTTGAGACTTTACATCTTTTGGGGAAAAGAGGTCGAGCTTCTGTACCGTGAGGTACGCAGAGGTTTTTACTAGGGGTGGGATTTGAAGAGCTATTCACCAGACAGATTATTATCATTCATTTTTATATGCCTCTTTCTGTGGTGCACTTCGCTTCATGCGCAAGAAAATCCAGCAGGCTGTGAGCCTGTAGGAATAATACCCCATGGAGCAAATCAAATTCATACTGATATCACCGGAGGGGCAACACTTTTAGGACAAACTGCAATAATCCGTCAGGGACTTACTGTTTATGCTTATCGACTCGATGCCTCAGGACAGCCAATTTTAGTTGGACAGATGCCACTTCCTCTCGGGGGCACTCCTCATTTTGCAACAAATGGAGAGACTCTCAGCATTTCGCTGCATTCATACGAGGCAGTGAATGGAAGCGGAAGTAGCTTTTCATCGCCTTTAAGCCAGAGAACCGTTCATAAGTTCAGCCTTCAAGATCTAGCACCGCTCGAAGGTTTTATCGATGAAAGAAATAATAATCTAGCAGGTTCTCAGCCCCAGATTACCTTTCCTTGGATACGGGTCTATAGGCCTGGGGGCTATGCATGGGATAATTGGTATGATGACTATTTATGTAGCTACAACTCCACGTGTAGTGCCCTTGGGATGCAGGGACGATTTTATGTTTCCACCGGAAACACTGGTTTTCTCATGAATGGTCAAGAATATACGGAGAATTATTTTTTTCAGAATGGAGAGACCTGTTGGTGGCCTGCGGGCAATTGTATCCTCTCGGATGGAGCGATGGTAGCGGGGGGAATAAGAGTTGCTGATGATACCAATACTCTTTTTGGTCTCCCACATCAGAAACTTGGCCTTCCTTCCATTCCAGAACTCAGTCAGGCTTTACAAGAAATTTACCCATCACACCCTGGACATTCTCCTATGCGAGATCTCATCTTTCATTATTATGAGGATGTTTCGATAGATCACGAGAGTAAGTTTGCCGTTGTTGGCGTACGAGCAAGTATCGATGAGCATGTTCCAGACTTACATGATGTGGGCATCGTCACCTACCTAAAGTTTCAGACGAATCAGGTTCTGAATGTTCCAAATTCGAGTGTTTTTTATCCTCTAACTGAGCAGCAGATCGGATTTTCCGTTGCAGCAACAGGAGCAGGAGAAACAGTCAATGACGATACAGGAGAACTCATGATGGGCTTCACGAGTGTAGCTGGTGGACCAGGAGAAGGACATGCTTCAACTGTACTCCCCGTTAACTCGTGTACAACGTACTCACAAGCAACATTGCCTCCAACCGCAGGTGGTGTGGTCGTTGCAGCGGTACATAATCCTTCGAATGGTCAGTTGATAGACTCGTTTCTCTTTTATCGAGAGGAAGCGGGTCATCAGTTCGGGTACGATGTGGCTGCGCTCGGGAACCTCAATTATGACCTCTATCCTGAGGTTATCGCAGGAGCTCCGGGAGGCAACTATGTGATGCTTTTCTCGTTTAGCGACGAAAATCTAAATACAGCCATTACCATAGCAGATCCGGCTGTTGGATTTGGTAAGCAGGTCGGAGCCGTACAGTCTGAGAATGGCTCTTCGTTTTTCATGGTGGCTTCAGATGACCAGGTGTCAATTTACGATGCTGCTACTTGCTTTACCGAGACAAATCGGGGCAATGGAGGTGAGATAAACTTTTGGCAGCCAGAGCCTCCTACAGGTTGTGCAGGTGGAGGGGGTGCGCTTACTGAGGAAGAGGCTCAAGCATTGCTTGATGGAGCTCACGCAGACGCAGAAGGCATTCTTGCTTCATTTGGACTTGGAGAAGGTCTCGAGAGCGGGATTCAGTTGATCCTGATGGAGTTGCTCGAATTACTGATCGGTGTATTAGAAGATAAAATTCAGCAACTGATTTCTGATGGGATATTGAATCCACAGCCAGTCGCTGCTGCATTCCTTGGTGAATCTCCATTGCAACAACTCCTAGTAATACAGGCCTTAAAGCCTCAACTTGAGCAGCAGGCTCAGAAGTTGCAAAAAGCAGAGAAGAAGCATTTACGCTCCAAGAAAATCAAGAAAAAAGCCCGCAAGCTGAGAAGAGCTGGAAAGCGCGCTGAAGCGAGGAAACTGAGAAAGAAAGCAAAAAACAGGAAGAGAAGAGCGCTCAGTATGACCAAGCAAGTGGCAGCTGAGGTCGTAAGCATTCTTGAGCCGTTCAAATCATCCGCGTCTCATTAAGCGCTTAACGAGTGGGTCAGAGTCCGTATTGCTTTAATGTTTCTTTTTGAAGGTTGATTAAGTGTGTAATGCCTTGATGAGCAAGAGAGAAGAGCTCATCAAAATCTTTCTTTGAGATCGTTTTCCCTTCAGCTGTCCCTTGAACCTCTACAATATTTCCTTCTCCAGTGAGGACAAAGTTTGCGTCAACTTCAGCTCTGACATCTTCTTCATAACAGAGGTCCAATACAGGAGAGTTTTCAACTATTCCAGCTGAGATTGCTGCTACTGGAGCACGAAGGACATCTTTTGAGATACTTTCATTTTCTATTTCAGGTAAAAGCGCAAGTAGAAGAGCAATATACCCACCTGTAATTGATGCAGTGCGGGTTCCGCCGTCAGCTTGGATTACATCACAATCGATAAGGATTGTTTTTCCCCCAAGGAGCTCAAGGTTTACTGAAGCTCTAAGCGAACGGCCAATGAGTCGTTGTATTTCTTGGGTCCTGCC from bacterium harbors:
- a CDS encoding glycosyltransferase — protein: MYPISVIVPLGKNESSVQHLIDALLQFEAIHEIVISTTKCCLHETPLDTAQSKVKWVISDTPPGRARQLNAGAAHSSGNYLWFVHADSRLAASTIKSMTTSIIVHPSALFYCDLKFKEDGPNLMALNQFGAWIRSRYLGLPFGDQGLCISAENFRALGGYDENVQIGEDHLFVWKVKRAGMPIIASGGIIETSARKYAQNGWLSVTYSHLLTTGTQAWREWRRSSSTSGISS
- the mltG gene encoding endolytic transglycosylase MltG; the encoded protein is MNRRRPLYILVGVIGSLSVFLFCVILFSYQQIQLWGNKPLSFSTLIEIELERGESLGALAIKLENHGVIESPVVFKLWVRLFSDYSRYQAGHYQFQPHTTPSQIDTAIRRGDIYEPVVLEMTIPEGFTQQQILARAVKSKIGTLEELEHALTAENWHVRYPRLSQPASSLEGYLFPATYRFTTFPSPNEFISTLLNTFFEKLPADYISALETMNFSLQEAVTMASLIERETNRNEERQIVSEVIHNRLRKRIALGIDATIIYGLKDFDGNLRYRHLNDKTNKYNTRIHLGLPPTPICSPGLHSLKAVITPTHHGFLYYVVDANDFSRHRFTKKLSEHNRNVEAYWRARKKADIISQKPVR
- a CDS encoding ribonuclease PH, whose amino-acid sequence is MQRIDGRKIDELRKVRFEPHFAPNAEGSVLVHCGNTKVLCTATLEHRTPKWMAAEEGTGGWITAEYSMLPRSTTTRVRRERNGAKGRTQEIQRLIGRSLRASVNLELLGGKTILIDCDVIQADGGTRTASITGGYIALLLALLPEIENESISKDVLRAPVAAISAGIVENSPVLDLCYEEDVRAEVDANFVLTGEGNIVEVQGTAEGKTISKKDFDELFSLAHQGITHLINLQKETLKQYGL
- a CDS encoding alpha/beta fold hydrolase, producing MKEILVKLGNGIALKSDWYRAPEAVDRGKVAVICHGFSAHRRLAFLPEIAKFLAERGISSLIPDFSRNGMDATTGQLTDPEGFSRNTFEHERQELVSLIDVISKDHVFGEVKSIIVIGHSRGGVSALGAASDSQVSHVIERVSVWSAPSGTEPSRFGLTEEHRRIWEELGHIPYPIQRLGIETALGLEILEDMEREPNRVERYVRSLSMPLQIIHGTKDVRVPLSCGQQLAEWGEQSEFEPIEGADHVFQCSREFPSSAYLEEALKALFRFL